AAAGAGGGCAGACAATAAGAAAAGCATTCATAGCAGAAGACAACTTTAAAATAATATCTTTTGATTACTCACAAATAGAATTAAGATTAGCCGCCTTCCTTTCTGGCGACAAAGACCTATCCGAACTTTTCTCAAAAAACGACATACATCAAGCAATGGCAGTCAAAATATTTAAAGTAAGCGAAAATAAAATAACAAAAGAAATGAGAAATAAAACAAAAGCAATAACTTTTGGGATATTATATGGAATGGGAATCAAAGCACTCAAAAGAGCGATAGAAGAAAAAGAAGAAGGCGAAGCAACAAAACTATTTACAGAATACAAAAAAACCTTTTCTGGTTTTGTGGGATACAAAGAAAAGGAAATAGCAAAAACAGAAAAAAGAGGCTACACCGAAACATATTTTGGCAGGAGAAGACAAATACCCGAAATCTTTTCAAGAATAAGCTATATCCGTGCTCAAGGAGAAAGATTTATAATAAACTCGCCAATACAAGGAACCCAAGCAGATGTGATAAAACTCGCCATGATCAAAATCAGCGAATACATAGACAAAAACAATCTGAATAAAGATGTAAAAATGCTCCTCCAAGTCCATGACGAACTGGTCTTTGAAATAAAAGAAGAAAAAATCCCACAAATATCAAAAGAAATAAAAAAAATTATGGAAAACACATTCAAAGACGAAGGCGGAATATTGCTCCCAGTTGATTTTTATGTAGGCAAAAACTGGCGAGATGTGGAATAATAATATATATGCTTTATGTTATACACGGCGAAGACGAAGTGCAGATAAGAGACCGCACAAAAGCCATATTAGACACCCTACGCTCAAAAAGAAAAGATGCAGATGTCTGTTATCTAAATGAAGAAGATGACGAAGGCCAAGCAGAACGCCTCGCAGTCGCGAGAAGTTTGTTTGACGATAAATACATAGTGGTTGTTTCAAAAAAAGTAAACACCGACCTGCTCAAACTATTCTCAGACTCTCCACACATATTCCTGCTCCGCGATTTTAAGCCAGACAAAAAAACCGTCACCGCATACAAAAAATACGCCAAGAAAGTAGAAGAGTGCAAAGCGACAAAAAAGGAAACCTTTAACACATTTACACTTGCAGACGCACTTCTAAAAAAAGACAGAAAAGCACTTTGGGTCGGCTTTCAGAACGCCGTTGGAAATGGCGTATCAGTTGAAGAAATACACGGTGTTTTGTTGTGGCAGGTAGATGTCATCAGAAGGGCATTTCTCGCAAAAACTGCAAGTGAGGTAAAAATGAAACCATTTGTCTTTACAAAGGCAAAAAGAGCAACGACAAACTTTACACAGGAAGAACTTGACACACTCGCGAAAGACCTCGCAGAATGCTCTCTAAAAGCACGCAGAGGAGAGTTTAATTTTGAGGACAGACTTGAACAAATAATTACCTCCATATAATATATAGACCTTCGCAGAATCTGCGAAGGTCTATAACCATCACTTTGGAAGCGGCACACCAGACTTTTCAGCACTTGAGATCAAAAGTGAAACCCAAAACTCCGTGCTCTTTTGAGTCATGTGTGTTCGGTTCATCCTCCTTCGCCACTTGAAGAGCGGGTCTGCTTCTTTCAAGTTAGGTATTGTTTGGCTCTTAAGAAACCTCTCAATAAACTTAGAAACAGAACTTGCCCCATCCAAACCCCTTTTCTCAAACTGATCTTTTAGGGCTTGAAAACCACCCTTTACATCCCGCACATCAAGCGAAGAAGGCTCTGGTCTTTTCATATATTCTTCTCTTCCCATTTTTTCCTCCTCTGAAAGTTCAAAAACATCATATCGGGCGAAGCCCAGAACTGAATTAATTATAAAGATATGTAAAACCTATGTCAAATATGGCTATAAATAATAGGCTAAAAAGGGTGGCAGATGGACTCTACAAGATTTGCACAAAACAGCATATGGGGTTATCATATAAGTGACTGGGGGAATTCCCTCTTAGTTTTGGTCCTTACAGAACAACAGGAGGAAAGGGTTATGGAAAAAAGTAGCAACGACCTTGAAGCAATCGTATGCCAGTTTCCAGTGAACAAATTGTTCCAAGAAATATGGTGTGCGCATAGAGTCCCTTATTTTGATAAACTGCCTTACAACTCACTCGTTCTTTTGAGGCAAACCATTTTAAGTTTGCCAGAAAGTTTCTTCGAAAGAAGGTTTCTTGGTTCTTTTCTCTCTAAATTTTCTTTTCACAACGAAGAATTGAAAGACCTTCTCACCATACCTTATGTAAATGAGGTCTTTGAGCCGTATGTAGGGAGGGAGCATCTTTTCCCTCCAAACAAAGACTGTCGCTGTGTCAGCCGTGTCCTTCTAATGCTTCACGAGATTTATTTCTCCGAGAAAGACCTCTTGTGGTGGTATTGGGCTGGTTTGAGGGACGAAAAGAACAGGTTGGAGATGAGAATAGACACGGCAAGAAAGGGAGGAGGCAAGACATTTCGACACTACGGGAGAATAGTTGATCCAAACCTTTTCTCCTAAGCCCCGCACCCGCGGGGCTTTTTCTTTAGGCGCATCAACCACGAACTATTTTACTGTCTTTCCCTTGTTTTATATAGTCCAATTCGCCATTTTCACCTAAAACCCCTTATTTTATATACAAGACAGTAAAAATAAAACACCAAAACCCTTGTTTCATATAGTCCAATTCGCCATTTTCACCCCAAACCCCTTATTTTACTTATCGGACAGTAAGGTGTATCATACTGCTATGATTGAAACAAAGAGAAAAATATTAAATATACTTAAAAAACATCCAAAGACAAGACCAAATGAACTGGTGGATTACACGGGACTTAGTCGTTCCGTCACACAGAAATACCTTGGTGAGCTTGTTGATGACGGCTTTATAGTGCGAAGTGGTAAACCACCACACACATTTTATAGTGCCGATAAAAATATTTCAGAAATAATACAAAATGACTTTATCTATAATGCCCCAGAAAAAGGATTACTCTTTGGGATGGACGGATTCAAGGTTTGGGCAGATAAAAAAATGGGGGATATTCCGATAGAAAGGAAAATCCGGTTATATGAAAGGGGGTATGAGAAATACACAAAACTGAAAAAAGATTTTTTTAAGTTTGAATCTGCCAAAGACAAATTAAAAAATAACATAATAATTGATAATCTCTACTGCATAGACCTGCATCATATAAACATTGGTAATGAAATAACAAAAATATCAACCCCATATGTAATACTTCCTATTGTAAAAGGATCTGGAACAAAAGAAAAATTAAAAAATCTTGTTGATAAATATGTGTATCCATCTATTGAACGCATCCATTCGTTTATAAAAAAACACAAGATTGATGCTGTTGCCTTTGTTCCACCAACCAACACAAACCGCCCAATACAGATAATGAAACTCTTGGAAAAGAGATTTAAAAATACAGATGTAAACACAATGCCAATACTTAAAATCAAGAGAGATTTTTCAAAATTTGGAGGAATAAGAAATGAACAAAAGCATTTGGAAGGAAAAACAAGGATAGCCAACGCGCGAGAAACTTACCTTATAACATTGGAAAAGAAAACATATAACAGATTGTTATTAGTGGATGACTTAATATATAGCGGTTCAACGATGAATGAAATCGCACGCAAATATAAAGATAGTAAGATCGCCAAAGAGGTATGGGGAATAGGACTAATCGGCATAAACACCAAAAAAGTAATCCCAGTAAGAAAAGCGTGAGGGCTCGGACTTTTTCTTGGGTTAACTTTTGATTTTCAAATAAATATTATAGTTAAAGAATTCTCTGAGAGTTTGTGCAAACTTTGTTGCCGACTCAAAATTACTCGTCAGAACATATTCTGTGTAATTTTCTTCTTCAAAAACCTCATCTAAAAAAATATCTTGATCCGATATGTCCTTTATTTCCTCAGTGACAAAATGAAGTAAAAAATCATGCTCCATATTTTGGGATGTATCTTTGGGGAATATTCGGAGTAAAAATCGCTTGTTGTTCATTTGTTCAATTTCCATATATTATTCTTTAATACCATTTTACCCTGTTTTTGATGGGCCAACTTCATAAATAACTTTATCCACAATAAATGCTTTTTCATTGTTGAGAGCTTATATAATAGAGTATATAATCTATTATAATGCGTACTCGTAAAGAAGTTGTCGGTATAGGAAAAAGAATCAAAACCAAAAGAGAGGAAAAGGGCCTTTCTTTGGAAAAATTAGCGGATAAGGCAAATGTTGCTTTTACCACTATGTTCAAATTAGAGAGAGGGGAAATAAAAAATCCATCTGTTGCCACGATAATGGATGTAGCTAAAGCTTTGTGCGTAGAACGGGATATTTTAATTGGGGATGATGTTAAAAAGTTGAAAACGATAACATCTCCAAAAAGAAAATTGAAAAAATAATATGGCAAAGAATTTTCTAAAAGCAAAATATTTTGTATGACACATATAAATAAACCAAACGATAGTGAAGTTGATGCTTACACTTATATTAAGGAAGAATTAGAAAGTTTAGGGTGGAACATAAAAAACCCAGCAAAAGTTAGTGTTGGTGAGGTTTATAAACA
This DNA window, taken from Candidatus Campbellbacteria bacterium, encodes the following:
- a CDS encoding helix-turn-helix transcriptional regulator, encoding MRTRKEVVGIGKRIKTKREEKGLSLEKLADKANVAFTTMFKLERGEIKNPSVATIMDVAKALCVERDILIGDDVKKLKTITSPKRKLKK
- a CDS encoding winged helix-turn-helix transcriptional regulator; this encodes MIETKRKILNILKKHPKTRPNELVDYTGLSRSVTQKYLGELVDDGFIVRSGKPPHTFYSADKNISEIIQNDFIYNAPEKGLLFGMDGFKVWADKKMGDIPIERKIRLYERGYEKYTKLKKDFFKFESAKDKLKNNIIIDNLYCIDLHHINIGNEITKISTPYVILPIVKGSGTKEKLKNLVDKYVYPSIERIHSFIKKHKIDAVAFVPPTNTNRPIQIMKLLEKRFKNTDVNTMPILKIKRDFSKFGGIRNEQKHLEGKTRIANARETYLITLEKKTYNRLLLVDDLIYSGSTMNEIARKYKDSKIAKEVWGIGLIGINTKKVIPVRKA